The proteins below are encoded in one region of Apium graveolens cultivar Ventura chromosome 4, ASM990537v1, whole genome shotgun sequence:
- the LOC141720640 gene encoding putative serine/threonine-protein kinase codes for MKFSCICSTSDVVDIAANTSNHNGDEEFRLFSYNELKAATTSFKSSNKIGQGGFGSVYKGRLKDGSIVAIKVLSIERESMRGEREFVSELTALSGARHENLVRLLGCCVDGASRYLVYDYMENNSITHTFLGRDIDRSSFSWKQRRDISLGIARGLAYLHEEITPHIVHRDIKARNILLDRSFVPKVADFGLARLFRDDSSYISTRVAGTLGYLSPEYAISGHLTRKSDVYSYGVLLLEIVSGRSVVAFDMERGEQFLVDKAWEMYNADELVQLVDSELKGDFLKEEAVRFMKVGLLCVQEKSKLRPRMSSVIKMLKNEVEIGQSRISQPGFVADLMDVKVGAGHASSSHSFSPL; via the exons ATGAAGTTTTCTTGTATATGCTCTACTTCAGATGTTGTTGATATTGCTGCCAACACAAGCAATCACAATG GTGATGAAGAATTTCGGTTATTTTCTTATAATGAGCTGAAAGCTGCTACCACCAGTTTTAAATCATCTAATAAGATTGGACAGGGAGGTTTTGGTTCTGTTTATAAG GGGCGGCTTAAAGATGGTAGTATTGTGGCCATTAAAGTTTTGTCTATTGAGCGCGAGTCAATGAGAGGAGAAAGAGAATTTGTATCCGAGTTGACTGCATTGTCAGGCGCCAGACATGAGAATCTTGTTAGGCTCCTGGGATGTTGTGttgatggagcttccagatattTGGTTTATGATTACATGGAAAACAATAGCATTACCCATACGTTTCTTG GAAGAGACATAGACAGAAGTAGCTTTAGTTGGAAACAAAGAAGGGATATTTCGTTAGGGATTGCCAGGGGACTGGCTTATCTCCATGAAGAAATCACTCCACATATTGTTCACCGTGATATTAAGGCCAGAAATATACTTCTTGATCGGAGTTTTGTCCCAAAGGTTGCTGATTTTGGTCTGGCAAGGTTATTCAGAGATGACAGTTCTTACATTAGTACTCGTGTTGCTGGGACATT AGGCTACCTTTCTCCCGAATACGCCATTAGTGGACATCTGACACGCAAGTCGGATGTTTATAGCTATGGAGTATTGCTCTTGGAAATTGTCAGTGGCAGGTCAGTAGTTGCGTTTGACATGGAACGTGGAGAGCAGTTCTTAGTTGATAAG GCATGGGAAATGTACAATGCTGATGAACTTGTGCAACTAGTTGATTCTGAACTGAAAGGAGATTTTTTAAAAGAAGAGGCTGTTAGGTTCATGAAAGTCGGTCTGCTTTGCGTTCAAGAAAAAAGCAAGCTCCGTCCTCGTATGTCTTCAGTCATCAAGATGCTGAAAAATGAGGTTGAAATAGGACAGTCCAGGATATCACAACCAGGATTTGTGGCTGATCTCATGGATGTTAAAGTAGGAGCAGGTCATGCGAGCTCTTCACACAGTTTTTCTCCTCTATGA
- the LOC141720639 gene encoding glutamate receptor 3.2-like, whose amino-acid sequence MNLFCPVLLSMIIGSFAVDTKKPGVVNIGAVFTLRSVNERVAKIAMDAAVQDVNSDPSILSGRRLNLSVHDSNYSSFMSIIGTLRFMEIDTVAVIGPQGSVMAHILSHLANELHIPMLSFTALDPSLSPLQYPYFIQTAPSDLYLMTAIVDMVDYFGYKEVTAVYTDDDQSRSGVIKLAEKLAEKQFKISYKAAVLPEPLPTRKDIETALLKVRSKESRVIVVHTYPKTGFTIFDVARELGMMTSGYVWIATTWLSSVLDSDPTLVNSSSALGVLTLRPHTPYSTRKQAFESRWNKLSNASIGLNPYGLYAYDTVWIIAYALQKFLDEGGKFSFSNDSSLSAIKGHSLNLKALNIFDGGEKLLGKILQTNFTGLTGPVAFRSDDRSPKNPSYDIINLMVTGYKQIGYWSNHSKLSIASPETLFTKSVNLSPLNQRLKNVVWPGGTLRRPRGWVLPNSERPLRIGVPNRVSYKDIISKNNINASKIEGYCVDVFVAATKLLPYPLPYEFILFGDNQHNPNYNDFVAQITFNVFDAVVGDIAIVTNRTKMVDFTQPYIESGLVVVVPARRLNSSAWAFFQPFTLSMWLVTAVFFLIVGAVIWILEHRTNDEFRGPPRKQLATILWFSFSTMFFAHRENTASTLGRMVLLIWFFVVFIITSSYTASLTSILTVQQLSTPITGIESLVLSNLLIGFQIGSFAENYLRDELNVPTSRLRQLGSPEEYAAALERGHVAAVVDERPYIDLFLSGHCKFQIVGQEFTKSGWGFAFPRDSPLAVDMSTALLTLSENGELQKIHDKWLKRKFCSLQNSEEDSDQLQLRSFWGLFLVCGVACFVALAIYFCLTLRGFKHFSRHSLESYNGDQPSSSIRATTTSERIKRFLSYADEKADISRNKLKRKQMESVMSSSHRMDFTARYYGSKRIQAATISPDRDI is encoded by the exons ATGAATTTGTTCTGTCCAGTCCTGCTGTCCATGATTATTGGATCATTTGCAGTAGATACTAAAAAACCAGGTGTAGTGAACATTGGAGCTGTCTTCACATTACGCAGTGTAAATGAAAGAGTAGCAAAGATTGCGATGGATGCTGCTGTGCAAGATGTCAACTCTGATCCCAGTATTCTCAGCGGAAGGAGATTAAATCTTTCTGTTCATGATTCTAACTACAGCAGTTTTATGAGCATTATTGGAA CATTGCGGTTCATGGAGATTGATACAGTAGCTGTGATTGGTCCACAAGGTTCAGTTATGGCTCATATACTCTCTCATCTTGCAAATGAATTACATATCCCTATGTTATCATTTACAGCATTGGACCCCAGTCTCTCGCCTCTGCAGTACCCTTACTTCATTCAAACCGCTCCCAGTGACCTGTACCTAATGACTGCCATAGTTGACATGGTTGATTATTTTGGCTATAAAGAAGTGACCGCAGTCTACACAGATGACGATCAAAGCCGGAGCGGAGTAATCAAACTTGCGGAAAAGTTGGCAGAGAAACAATTTAAAATCTCTTATAAAGCAGCAGTTTTACCTGAACCATTGCCAACTCGAAAGGACATTGAAACTGCATTGCTCAAGGTTAGATCAAAGGAATCTAGAGTTATAGTTGTACACACTTATCCCAAAACAGGGTTTACGATTTTTGATGTGGCTCGTGAACTTGGAATGATGACTAGTGGATATGTGTGGATTGCGACTACATGGTTGTCCTCAGTTTTGGATTCTGACCCCACTTTAGTGAACTCCAGCTCCGCTTTAGGAGTCCTCACACTCCGCCCTCATACTCCTTATTCAACAAGAAAGCAAGCTTTCGAATCTAGATGGAACAAGCTGAGCAATGCCTCCATTGGACTGAACCCTTATGGTCTTTATGCTTATGATACTGTCTGGATCATCGCTTATGCACTTCAAAAGTTTTTAGATGAGGGTGGAAAATTCTCATTTTCAAATGACTCGAGTCTGAGTGCTATAAAGGGACACTCTTTGAATTTAAAAGCATTGAACATTTTTGATGGTGGGGAAAAATTACTTGGAAAGATATTGCAGACCAATTTTACAGGTTTAACTGGTCCAGTAGCATTTAGATCTGATGACCGGTCCCCAAAAAATCCTTCATATGACATCATTAATCTAATGGTAACTGGCTATAAGCAGATTGGTTACTGGTCTAACCATTCTAAACTGTCTATTGCTTCCCCAGAAACTCTCTTTACCAAATCTGTCAATCTTTCACCTTTGAACCAACGGTTGAAGAACGTTGTATGGCCTGGAGGCACATTGCGAAGGCCTAGAGGATGGGTGCTTCCTAACAGTGAAAGGCCCTTGAGAATTGGAGTTCCTAACCGAGTTAGTTATAAGGATATTATTTCAAAGAACAACATCAATGCTAGTAAAATTGAGGGATACTGTGTAGATGTATTCGTTGCTGCAACAAAGCTGCTTCCCTATCCACTTCCCTATGAGTTCATTCTCTTTGGAGATAACCAACACAACCCGAACTACAATGATTTTGTTGCTCAGATCACTTTCAAT GTTTTTGATGCAGTAGTAGGCGACATAGCAATAGTCACAAATCGTACAAAGATGGTGGACTTCACTCAGCCATATATAGAATCAGGGCTAGTGGTAGTGGTGCCAGCAAGAAGGTTAAATTCAAGTGCTTGGGCATTCTTTCAACCCTTCACTCTATCAATGTGGCTAGTAACAGCAGTTTTTTTTCTCATCGTCGGAGCTGTAATATGGATTTTGGAACACAGGACAAATGATGAGTTTAGAGGGCCTCCAAGAAAACAACTTGCAACCATTTTGTG GTTCAGCTTTTCAACTATGTTTTTTGCTCACA GAGAAAACACAGCGAGCACTCTTGGTCGAATGGTCCTACTTATCTGGTTTTTTGTGGTTTTCATCATAACCTCAAGCTATACTGCAAGTCTGACATCTATTCTGACGGTGCAACAGCTATCAACTCCCATCACAGGAATCGAATCTCTAGTACTGAGTAATTTGCTTATTGGATTCCAGATAGGCTCCTTCGCTGAAAACTATTTAAGGGATGAACTCAATGTCCCAACATCCAGACTTAGACAACTTGGGTCCCCAGAAGAGTATGCAGCAGCACTTGAGAGAGGACATGTTGCTGCAGTTGTTGATGAACGCCCATACATAGACCTCTTTCTCTCCGGTCACTGCAAGTTCCAAATTGTTGGCCAAGAATTCACAAAAAGCGGCTGGGGATTC GCATTTCCAAGAGACTCACCCCTAGCTGTGGACATGTCAACTGCTCTTTTAACTTTGTCAGAGAATGGAGAGCTTCAAAAGATTCATGACAAATGGCTAAAGAGAAAATTTTGTAGTTTACAGAACTCTGAGGAAGATTCAGATCAACTTCAATTAAGGAGCTTTTGGGGGCTTTTCCTCGTGTGTGGAGTTGCATGCTTTGTGGCTCTTGCAATATATTTCTGCTTGACATTACGCGGTTTCAAACATTTCAGCCGACATTCACTTGAGTCATATAATGGAGATCAACCATCTTCATCAATTCGTGCAACTACAACTTCAGAACGCATAAAAAGGTTCTTATCATATGCAGATGAGAAAGCTGACATATCAAGGAACAAGTTAAAGAGAAAGCAGATGGAGTCAGTAATGTCAAGTAGTCACCGGATGGATTTCACAGCAAGGTACTATGGTTCCAAGAGAATACAAGCTGCAACTATATCACCAGATAGAGATATTTAA